One Aphidius gifuensis isolate YNYX2018 linkage group LG5, ASM1490517v1, whole genome shotgun sequence genomic region harbors:
- the LOC122857266 gene encoding eIF-2-alpha kinase activator GCN1, giving the protein MADTELTKALKDLPNRVQTASKNERREILENVIGVLSNPGINEKIISGICKVLSFTLHRYKDSASQSYVKNLIVALLKHQPDATIKSMTSVIVELALWHQNVVSTISTSITAYTTLKWSTLIIENINKSNAFDKYLSELEKLIEAQAMLSASVLSSLDRKLTKKLDMLFVNLWTNSNHKIINIYTNTLSKMESNNGQIVLINLIIKFIITINNEILIDTFKEKILDAFIKLTISCKKKPQLFVVDASYPLLNRITHDEFKNQLLPAMQRGMLRNPELIIGSVGHILSGLSIDLSKYSEDLSKGFFSNLYSKEDDVRNEAIDACKRLSLKISDSSSLDKLLTSLFSIYHGSAGKLTVVDHKLSVLKAAGNFSYNNCTDNNDIENIAKNSCTHFIKVLDTELHEKTLIYSLEMMSLWTKKFNNQVPKNIIDSFKKGMTAKNSTPSIRTAYIKLLFSISKPEVYSTIITPILSDTITKSLQQSAIIPIVTEGLIAANMLLKLINTGTVENDKQTILWSSIDEQVFFTDKFLISCSDDTIYYLMEFCQILINNYTDKFNEKIIGGIYRAIITCITCQNSDTRRRCSDILINKILINLKSYDDKLKSIIMEFSRFIEIGKFKIEKDDKEKCDDVSNNTNNDGIIGRCLIDGLISICTIKFDNDNDDISKMDLAYDVLLPSHNPIIIKTTNNLWQKICKNIDLSPKKFIDTYYKKIRCEFIDNYKTTSSYNNALSTIIKFSPQTILPEIIKNITCNLNNEEIIKVTKDEYFTYLTPEGELYDKSVLPGNDDNDILNGINMKRESKAYSFKEQQEELQLRRELYEKKKREGKIKEPKLTTKQEDAIKAQFLRENLIRKRLNELNEIIEKSMSILDAASKGNEYQLTLYYRDLIPVILKNLQSPLAAPILTNYFINLRKFVAIDLHENTEISPLSQLVAHVTLRQLKPQCDLDQSWEDEELEITIKRTLNLLHNNTVKEKNLLTAPAFCYVFPFISKTLTDWNDETITIQGLQIIQEHAKQRGNSVDNNYLDSNHPRYLPRHQMLDLLIELMTKTNGRVQTYSVATFLDIANSGSGIPGTAKADSEEINSLIKALENSLASVRDASLRALMIIKNSFPSPTNNYEQYLLLTRRIWIEKFDIIDENKALANEIWNAGNFIADAEILCDELINDVGHDNEAVQQAVAFAIADLLKLNPELLKDVLDNLLQLYNDKLAMIPPKLNDFGRVVEQPVDIWGPRRGVALALTQLAPLMTPETIHPLVQFFVSNGLGDRNALVRREMLNAALAAVDLHGKTNITSLLPVFEEFLDKAPKIGSFDSIKQSVVILMGSLARHLDKDDTRIKPIVLRLIKALSTPSQQVQEAVANCLPYLVPSIKDDAPKIVDKLMDQLLKSDKYGDRKGAAYGLAGIIKGMGILALKQLDIMTTLTNAIQDKKNYRQREGALFAFEMLCTMLGRLFEPYIVHVLPHLLLCFGDPSQYVRAATDDTARVVMSKLSAHGVKLVLPSLLAALEEDSWRTKTGSVELLGAMAYCAPKQLSSCLPSIVPKLIEVLSDSHIKVQEAGAEALKVIGSVIRNPEIQAIVPVLLKALQDPSRKTATCLQTLLDTQFVHFIDAPSLALIMPVVQRAFMDRSTETRKMAAQIIGNMYSLTDQKDLTPYLPTIIPGLKTSLLDPVPEVRSVSARALGAMVRGMGESSFEDLLPWLMQTLTSETSSVDRSGAAQGLSEVVRGLGVEKLHKLMPEIISTAERTDIAPHVKDGYIMMFIYMPSAFTSEFTPYIGQIINPILKALADENEYVRETALRAGQRIVTLYADSAIMLLLPELEKGLFDDNWRIRYSSVQLLGDLLYRISGVSGKMSTETASEDDNFGTEQSHHAIIKSLGGERRNRVLAGLYMGRSDVALMVRQAALHVWKVVVTNTPRTLREILPTLFSLLLGCLASTSYDKRQVAARTLGDLVRKLGERVLPEIIPILERGLQSDQPDQRQGVCIGLSEIMASTSKDMVLTFVNSLVPTVRKALCDPLPEVRQAAAKTFDSLHSTVGVRALDDILPSMLNQLNSTDQEIAENTLDGLRQVMAIKSRAVLPYLVPQLTTPPVNTKALSILASVAGEALTRFLNKILPALLTALSSAQGSTNELQELEYCQTVVLSVIDDVGVRIIMDQLMEATKSDDVTRRRGAATLLCSFCRDTRADYSQYVPQLLRGLIHLFTDDDKDVLQKSWDALSAVTKTLDSEQQINHLGDIRQAVRFAVSDLKGQELLPGFCLPKGITPILPIFREAILNGLPEAKEQATQGLGEIIKLTSPSALQPSVVHITGPLIRILGDRFTWSVKAAVLETLAILLGKVGIMLKQFLPQLQTTFLKALNDTNRQVRLKAALALSNLIVIHTRVDPLFSELHMGIKNADDPSIRETMLHAMRGILTPAGDKMTEPMRKQIFLFMSTMLGHQEDITRISSAGCYGALIRWLTPEQLLQACNENLLHIDNNTDWTLKHGRSAALFVALKEGSSILWNAGNEKHQEKICRVILSYLTSDKPQIVMNGIRSCGYLFQYIMNDNKTIPVTIIQPFVRTMNNSNNEVKQLLARVCTHIARNVTADKMSLDFLKALLPMLVNGTKEKNGYVKANSELALIAVLRLRQGDEEHQRYMALLDTGARESLADVVSKVLRKALSQPEGKIEELDDTLLT; this is encoded by the exons ATGGCGGATACCGAG ttAACGAAGGCCCTCAAGGATTTACCTAATCGTGTTCAAACAGCTAGTAAAAATGAACGTCGAGAAATATTGGAAAATGTCATTGGAGTATTGTCAAATCctg gtattaatgaaaaaattatcagtgGAATATGTAAAGTATTGTCATTTACTTTACACAGATATAAAGACTCAGCATCACAAtcatatgttaaaaatttaatagttgcattattaaaacatcaaccagatgcaacaattaaatcaatgacAAGTGTCATTGTTGAATTAGCATTATGGCATCAAAATGTTGTTTCAAC taTCAGTACTTCAATAACAGCATATACAACATTAAAATGGTCAACtcttattattgaaaatatcaataaatcaaatgcatttgataaatatttaagtgAACTTGAAAAACTTATTGAAGCACAAGCAATGCTTAGTGCATCAGTATTGTCATCACTTGACagaaaattaactaaaaaacttgatatgttatttgttaatttatggACAAATagtaatcataaaataataaatatttacacaaaTACATTGAGTAAAATGGAGTCAAATAATGGACAAATTGTAttgattaatttgataattaaatttatcataacaattaataatgaaatattaattgatacatttaaagaaaaaattctagatgcatttattaaattaacaataagttgtaaaaaaaaaccacaattatttgttgttgatgcatCATATCCATTGTTAAATCGTATAACacatgatgaatttaaaaatcaattattaccAGCAATGCAAAGAGGTATGTTGAGAAATCCTGAATTAATAATTGGTTCAGTTGGACATATATTGAGTGGATTAAGTATTGATTTAAGTAAATACAGTGAAGATCTTAGCAAgggatttttttcaaatctttaTTCCAAAGAAGATGATGTACGTAATGAAGCAATTGATGCATGTAAACgattgtcattaaaaatatctgattcatcatcattggataaattattaacatcattattttcaatttatcatggTTCTGCTGGAAAATTAACAGTTGTTGATCATAAATTATCAGTATTAAAAGCTGCTGGTAATTttagttataataattgtactgacaataatgacattgaaaatattgctaAAAATTCATGTACACATTTTATCAAAGTCCTGGATACAGAGCTACATGAAAAAAcactaatttattcattagaaATGATGAGTTTatggacaaaaaaatttaacaatcaagtacctaaaaatatcattgattcatttaaaaaaggtATGACAGCTAAAAATTCAACACCGTCAATTAGAACagcatatattaaattattattttcaatatcaaaacCTGAagtttattcaacaataataacaccAATATTAAGTGATACAATAACAAAATCATTACAACAATCAGCAATAATACCAATTGTTACTGAAGGACTTATTGCTGCAAATATGttacttaaattaattaatactggAACtgttgaaaatgataaacaaacaatattatggtcatcaattgatgaacaagtattttttactgataaatttttaataagttGTAGTGATGatacaatttattatctaatggaattttgtcaaattttaattaataattatactgataaatttaatgaaaaaattattggtgGTATTTATAGAGCAATTATAACATGTATAACATGTCAAAATTCTGATACAAGAAGACGTTGTtctgatatattaattaataaaatattaattaatttaaaatcttatgatgataaattaaaatcaattatcatGGAATTTTCACGTTTTATTGaaattggtaaatttaaaattgaaaaagatgaCAAAGAAAAATGTGATGATGtatcaaataatacaaataatgatGGTATTATTGGTCGTTGTTTAATTGATggtttaatttcaatttgtacaattaaatttgataatgataatgatgatatatcaaaaatggATCTTGCATATGATGTATTGTTACCATCTCATAatccaataattataaaaacaacaaataatttatggcaaaaaatatgtaaaaatattgatttatcaccgaaaaaattcattgatacatattataaaaaaatacgttgtgaatttattgataattataaaacaacatcaagttataataatgcattatcaacaattataaaattttcaccaCAAACAATATTaccagaaataataaaaaatataacatgtaatttaaataatgaagaaataataaaagtaacaaaagatgaatattttacatatttaacaCCAGAAGGTGAACTTTATGATAAAAGTGTTTTACCtggtaatgatgataatgatatattaaatGGTATTAATATGAAAAGAGAAAGTAAAGCATATTCATTTAAAGAACAACAAGAAGAATTACAATTACGTCgtgaattatatgaaaaaaaaaaacgtgaaggtaaaataaaagaaccaaaattaacaacaaaacaaGAAGATGCTATTAAAGCACAATTTTTACGTGAAAATTTAATACGTAAACGTTTAAATGAacttaatgaaataattgaaaaatcaatgtcAATACTTGATGCTGCATCAAAAGGTAATGAATATCAATTAACATTATATTATCGTGATTTAATAccagtaatattaaaaaatttacaatcacCATTAGCAGCAccaatattaacaaattattttataaatttacgtaAATTTGTTGCTAttgatttacatgaaaatacaGAAATATCACCATTATCACAACTTGTTGCACATGTTACATTACGTCAGTTAAAACCACAATGTGATTTAGATCAATCATGGGAAGATGAAGAActtgaaataacaataaaaagaacattaaatttattacataataatactgttaaagaaaaaaatttattaacagcaCCAGCATTTTGTTATGTATTTCCATTTATAAGTAAAACATTAACTGATTGGAATGatgaaacaataacaattcaaggtttacaaataatacaagAACATGCAAAACAACGTGGTAAtagtgttgataataattatttagattcAAATCATCCAAGATATTTACCACGTCATCAAATGCTTGATTTACTTATTGAACTAATGACTAAAACAAATGGTAGAGTACAAACATATAGTGTTGCAACATTTTTAGATATTGCAAATTCTGGTAGTGGTATACCTGGTACAGCTAAAGCTGATAGTgaagaaattaattcattaataaaagcACTTGAAAATTCATTAGCTTCAGTACGTGATGCATCATTACGTgcattaatgattattaaaaatagttttccatcaccaacaaataattatgaacaatatttattattaacacgtAGAATATggattgaaaaatttgatattattgatgaaaataaagcaCTTGCTAATGAAATATGGAATGCTGGTAATTTTATTGCTGATGCTGAAATATTATgtgatgaattaataaatgatgttgGTCATGATAATGAAGCTGTACAACAAGCTGTTGCATTTGCAATtgctgatttattaaaattaaatccagaattattaaaagatgtacttgataatttattacaattatataatgataaattagcaATGATACcaccaaaattaaatgattttggTAGAGTTGTTGAACAACCAGTTGATATATGGGGACCAAGAAGAGGTGTTGCATTAGCATTAACACAATTAGCACCACTTATGACACCAGAAACAATTCATCCATTAGTACAATTTTTTGTATCAAATGGTTTAGGTGATAGAAATGCATTGGTACGTCGTGAAATGTTAAATGCAGCATTAGCTGCTGTTGATTTACAtggtaaaacaaatataacatcattattaccagtatttgaagaatttttagaTAAAGCACCTAAAATTGGAAGTTTTGATTCAATAAAACAATCAGTTGTTATATTAATGGGTTCATTAGCACGTCATTTAGATAAAGATGATACACGTATTAAACCAATTGTATTACGTCTTATTAAAGCATTATCAACACCATCACAACAAGTACAAGAAGCTGTTGCAAATTGTTTACCATATCTTGTACCATCAATAAAAGATGATGCaccaaaaattgttgataaattaatggatcaattattaaaatcagaTAAATATGGTGATCGTAAAGGTGCTGCATATGGTCTTGCTGGTATAATAAAAGGTATGGGTATACTTGCATTAAAACAACTTGATATTATGACAACATTAACAAATGcaatacaagataaaaaaaattatcgtcaACGTGAAGGTGCCCTATTTGCATTTGAAATGTTATGTACAATGTTAGGACGTTTATTTGAACCATATATTGTACATGTATTaccacatttattattatgttttggTGATCCATCACAATATGTTAGAGCAGCAACAGATGATACAGCAAGAGTTGTTATGTCAAAATTATCAGCACATGGTGTTAAACTTGTATTACCAAGTTTACTTGCTGCATTAGAAGAAGATTCATGGCGTACTAAAACTGGTTCAGTTGAATTACTTGGTGCAATGGCATATTGTGCACCAAAACAATTAAGTAGTTGTTTACCATCAATTGTaccaaaattaattgaagtaTTAAGTGATTCACATATTAAAGTACAAGAAGCTGGTGCTGAAGCACTTAAAGTTATTGGTAGTGTTATTAGAAATCCAGAAATTCAAGCAATTGTACCAGTATTATTAAAAGCATTACAAGATCCATCACGTAAAACAGCAACATGTTTACAAACATTATTAGATACACAATTTGTACATTTTATTGATGCACCATCATTAGCATTAATAATGCCAGTTGTACAACGTGCATTTATGGATCGTTCAACTGAAACAAGAAAAATGGCTGCACAAATTATTGGAAATATGTATTCATTAACTGATCAAAAAGATTTAACACCATATTTACCAACAATAATACCAGGTttaaaaacaagtttattAGATCCAGTACCCGAGGTTAGAAGTGTCTCAGCTAGGGCACTTGGTGCTATGGTACGTGGTATGGGTGAATCAAGTTTTGAAGATTTATTACCATGGCTTATGCAAACATTAACATCTGAAACATCATCTGTTGATCGTTCTGGTGCTGCACAAGGTTTATCAGAAGTTGTACGTGGTTTAggtgttgaaaaattacataaattaatgCCTGAAATAATAAGTACTGCTGAACGTACTGATATTGCACCACATGTTAAAGATGGATATATtatgatgtttatttatatgccAAGTGCATTTACAAGTGAATTTACACCATATATTGGACAAATTATAAATCCAATATTAAAAGCATTAGCTGATGAAAATGAATATGTACGTGAAACAGCATTACGTGCTGGACAAAGAATTGTAACATTATATGCTGATTCAgcaataatgttattattaccAGAATTAGAAAAAggtttatttgatgataattggAGAATAAGATATTCATCAGTACAATTATTAGGTGATTTATTATATCGTATATCTGGTGTATCTGGTAAAATGTCAACTGAAACAGCAAGTGAAGATGATAATTTTGGTACTGAACAATCACATCATgctattattaaatcattagGTGGTGAAAGAAGAAATCGTGTATTAGCTGGTTTATATATGGGTAGATCAGATGTTGCATTAATGGTACGTCAAGCAGCATTACATGTATGGAAAGTTGTTGTTACAAATACACCAAGAACATTACGTGAAATATTACCAacattatttagtttattattgGGTTGTTTAGCAAGTACAAGTTATGATAAACGTCAAGTTGCTGCAAGAACACTTGGTGATCTTGTTAGAAAATTAGGTGAACGTGTATTACCAGAAATAATACCAATATTAGAAAGAGGATTACAATCAGATCAACCAGATCAAAGACAAGGTGTTTGTATTGGTTTATCTGAAATAATGGCAAGTACAAGTAAAGATATGGTATTAACATTTGTTAATAGTTTAGTACCAACTGTTAGAAAAGCTCTATGTGATCCATTACCAGAAGTACGTCAAGCAGCTGCTAAAACATTTGATTCATTACATTCAACTGTTGGTGTACGTGCATTAGATGATATATTACCATCAatgttaaatcaattaaattcaacagaTCAAGAAATTGCTGAAAATACACTTGATGGTTTACGTCAAGTTATGGCTATTAAATCACGTGCTGTATTACCATATTTAGTACCACAATTAACAACACCACCAGTTAATACAAAAGCATTATCAATATTAGCAAGTGTTGCTGGTGAAGCATTAacaagatttttaaataaaatattaccagCATTATTAACAGCATTATCAAGTGCACAAGGTAGTACAAATGAATTACAAGAACTTGAATATTGTCAAACAGTTGTATTATCtgttattgatgatgttgGTGTTAGAATTATTATGGATCAATTAATGGAAGCAACAAAATCTGATGATGTTACACGTAGACGTGGTGCTGCAACATTATTATGTTCATTTTGTCGTGATACACGTGCTGATTATTCACAATATGTACCACAATTATTACGTGgtttaatacatttatttactgatgatgataaagatgtATTACAAAAATCATGGGATGCATTATCAGCTGTAACAAAAACACTTGATTCAGaacaacaaattaatcatCTTGGTGATATACGTCAAGCAGTACGTTTTGCTGTATCTGATTTAAAAGGACAAGAATTATTACCTGGTTTTTGTTTACCAAAAGGTATAACACCAATATTACCAATATTTAGAGAAGCTATATTAAATGGTTTACCAGAAGCTAAAGAACAAGCAACACAAGGTCTtggtgaaattattaaattaacatcacCATCAGCATTACAACCAAGTGTTGTACATATTACTGGTCCATTAATTAGAATATTAGGTGATCGTTTTACATGGAGTGTTAAAGCAGCTGTATTAGAAACACTTGCAATATTACTTGGTAAAGTTGGTATTATGTTAAAACAATTTCTTCCACAATTACaaacaacatttttaaaagcaTTAAATGATACAAATAGACAAGTTAGACTTAAAGCAGCATTAGCATTgagtaatttaattgttatacaTACAAGAGTTGATCCATTATTTTCTGAATTACATATGGGAATTAAAAATGCTGATGATCCATCAATAAGAGAAACAATGTTACATGCTATGAGAGGTATATTAACACCAGCTGGTGATAAAATGACTGAACCAATgagaaaacaaatatttttatttatgtcaacAATGCTTGGTCATCAAGAAGATATTACACGAATATCAAGTGCTGGATGTTATGGTGCATTAATACGTTGGTTAACACCAGAACAATTATTACAAGCatgtaatgaaaatttattacacattgataataatactgaTTGGACATTAAAACATGGTAGATCAGCAGCATTATTTGTTGCATTAAAAGAAGGATCAAGTATATTATGGAATGCTGGTAATGAAAaacatcaagaaaaaatatgtcgTGTTATATTGAGTTATTTAACATCTGATAAACCACAAATTGTCATGAATGGTATACGTTCATGTGGTTATTTATTCCAATATATaatgaatgataataaaactattCCTGTTACAATAATACAACCATTTGTTAGAACAATGAATAACAGTAATAATGAAGTTAAACAATTACTAGCAAGAGTATGTACACATATTGCAAGAAATGTTACAGCTGATAAAATGAGCTTGGACTTTTTAAAGGCATTATTACCAATGCTTGTTAATGgtactaaagaaaaaaatggataTGTCAAAGCTAATAGTGAACTTGCACTTATTGCTGTATTGAGACTTCGACAAGGAGATGAAGAACAtcag cGATACATGGCTCTTCTTGATACTGGTGCACGTGAATCACTTGCTGATGTTGTCAGCAAAGTTTTACGTAAAGCTTTATCACAACCAGAAGGAAAAATTGAAGAACTTGATGATACACTTCTCACGTGA
- the LOC122856276 gene encoding T-box transcription factor TBX3-like produces MDFTQHNFGLLNYPPAIGQLSGSSTHIDSQVTVQLSNKELWKNFNEETTEMIITKLGRRMFPSVQIKIDGLDVNSRYCVFLEISLASERRYKYMGGHGASVNNIEEETNRGWTNSGAAEPQSPIHRRLYLHPDSPATGFQWMRQTVVNFNKLKLTNNVIDHNENIVLTSMHKYVTRIWIVKSSSNDLCLTNDFFSQPSMSFTLNETQFIAVTAYQNENITKLKINNNPFAKGFRLAGQGRCKKKLKNQDNKINNLSSNLEYNENNKRINNFDNERPVKLHRPWIDEKKNLQLLKNCDNYQSQLILNNQKLINQINTKKKKTLLLYKVP; encoded by the exons ATGGATTTTACACAACATAATTTTGGATTACTAAATTATCCACCAg ctATTGGACAATTATCAGGATCATCAACACATATTGATTCTCAAGTGACAgttcaattatcaaataaagaattgtggaaaaattttaatgaagaaACAACGGAAATGATTATCACAAAACTTGGCCG acgAATGTTTCCATcggtacaaattaaaattgatggtCTAGACGTAAATTCACGTTACTGTGTTTTTTTGGAAATATCATTGGCATCAGAGAGACGTTACAAATACATGGGTGGTCATGGGGCAtcagttaataatattgaagaagAAACAAATAGGGGCTGGACAAATTCTGGCGCCGCTGAACCCCAGTCGCCAATTCATCGTCGTCTTTATCTTCATCCAGACAGTCCAGCAACTGGCTTTCAGTGGATGAGACAGACTgttgtcaattttaataagcttaaattaacaaacaatgtCATTGATCACAATGAAAAT aTTGTTCTTACATCAATGCATAAATATGTTACAAGAATTTGGATAGTTAAATCATCAAGTAATGATTTATGtttaacaaatgattttttttctcaaccaTCAATGTCATTTACATTGAATGAGACACAATTCATTGCTGTTACTGCATATcag aatgaaaatataacaaaattaaagataaataataatccattTGCAAAAGGATTTCGCCTAGCTGGTCAAGGacgttgtaaaaaaaaattaaaaaatcaagataataaaattaataatttatcatcaaatttagaatataatgaaaataataaacgtattaataattttgataatgaacGTCCAGTAAAGTTACACAGGCCATggattgatgaaaaaaaaaatttacaattattaaaaaattgtgataattatcaatcacaattaatattaaataatcaaaaattaattaaccaaattaatacaaa aaaaaaaaaaacactgctATTATATAAAGTAccttga
- the LOC122857313 gene encoding phospholipase A1 member A-like translates to MNKLNLILIIIFIKNSICMNQISPLEAQLSKLAKGPIQDAIDSGAANDYKKEDCTWRRGDDKDLCPDPDIHIYLYTPGDDNITRRELKSSDSSDWLQRDYDPTRENIILIHGYAGGDDSLPITVLRDAYLKNSSYNIFLIDWGALSSSPCYPAAVANLRPVARCLSQSLTTLRHLGLLISRTTCVGHSLGAHLCGIMANYLLFRMHKIIGLDPARPLVRPGLVNRLDSGDADFVQVIHTNAGYYGEIGRLGHVDVCINGGKIQPFCENKTNKQLCSHVWAVCFMAQSINNPYEQLIAEPCSRRCPSGPRINSRPGEALVLGQHTPFGSRGSFCFNGLNTPYCPEYSIYSIGDQRCCL, encoded by the exons atgaataaactaaatttaatattaataattatatttattaaaaattcaatttgtatgAATCAAATATCTCCATTGGAAGcacaattatcaaaattagcTAAAGGACCAATTCAAGATGCAATTGACAGTGGTGCTgcaaatgattataaaaaagaagattGTACATGGAGAAGAGGTGATGATAAAGATTTATGTCCTGATCcagatatacatatttatctttatacACCGGGTGATGATAATATAACAAGAAGAGAATTAAAGAGTTCTGATTCATCAGATTGGCTACAACGTGATTATGATCCAACacgtgaaaatattattttaattcatggCTATGCAG gtgGTGATGATTCATTGCCAATAACTGTACTACGTGatgcatatttaaaaaattcaagttacaatatatttttaattgattggGGTGCATTATCAAGTAGTCCATGTTATCCGGCAGCAGTTGCAAATCTTCGTCCTGTTGCACGTTGTTTATCACAATCATTAACAACACTACGTCATTTAGGTCTTTTAATATCACGTACAACATGTGTTGGTCATTCACTTGGTGCTCATTTATGTGGTATTAtggcaaattatttattatttcgtatgCATAAAATTATTGGTTTAGATCCGGCACGTCCATTAGTACGTCCTGGTCTTGTTAATCGTCTTGATAGTGGTGATGCTGATTTTGTACAAGTTATACATACAAATGCTGGTTATTATGGTGAAATTGGAAGACTTGGACATGTTGATGTTTGTATTAATGGTGGTAAAATACAACcattttgtgaaaataaaacaaataaacaattatgttCACATGTATGGGCTGTTTGTTTTATGGCACAAAGTATTAATAATCCATATGAACAATTAATTGCTGAACCATGCTCAAGAAGATGTCCATCTGGACCAAGAATTAATAGTCGTCCTGGTGAAGCACTTGTATTAGGACAACATACACCATTTGGATCACGTGgatcattttgttttaacgGTTTAAATACACCATATTGTCCGGAATATTCTATTTATAGTATTGGTGATCAACGATGTtgtctttaa